ACATCAGGAATGTGGATAAAACGAACTGAATGCAGCAGGAAAACGAGGGGTCAGGGAGGCCAGCGGGGGCTGCAGCGGGTAAAGGTGGAGGGCGGCCCCCCACCAGGCCCAGGGTGGCCGGGTGCCCGGGAGAAATCTGTGGGTGGGGCACTGCCCAGGCAAGGGCAGCTGGGGTGGGCACGCCCTCCTGGGGTTCGGCGCAGCTGGGACAGGCAGTGAGCGCGGCATCTTAACGGGGAGAACGAGCAGGGGGCAACGGGACGGGATGTGGCTGGTGTCGGAGAAGCCTCCTCTCACTGTCACACAGCCCTGCACCCGCCCAGCTCCAGGCCAGCCGCAGGCTGACACGGCCCCAGATGACCCTGGAGGACCACCTAAGGCCCCGCCCATCCTCtgtgcctgccccacccccaccggaGAGGAAGCCGGCGGAGCAGCACCTGTCAGACCTGCAGCAGGTGCACTCTTGTCCAGGAGACTCAACAAGCCTCAGGAAAAGAACGACTTTCTGTCCTTTCCTGTTTCCAGGAAATAACGAGGTGTCTTTCCACTTCTGAACGTTGCTGCTTCTGCCCACAGCCATCAAGGCCACCCCTCAACTCTAAGGTACCCGAGGGGGTCCAGCAGAGATCTATGCCCGCCAGGCCCCCCACAGGGATCCTTTGCCCCCAGCTCGGCAAACAGAGTTGTTTCAaaggggaggtggagagggagcCCATCAGACACTGTGGCACCCgggccgccccccacccctggcacccACATGTGGCAACTGAAGCCACTTCTGTACCTTCACAGTGGGAAGAGGCTGGAACCCGGGGCCCACGTGAGCCGCCCCGGGAGGACCAGGGAGATGGGGTTTGCACCTGTCCCCCAGAACCACACAGaacacacccctgcccccaccgctGCTGGCTACCTGGCACATTCCCCAGACCACTGGGCATGGGGGTCTGGGTGCTATGTGTGGCCCCAAGGGCACAGGGACCCAGGGAGGACAGCCCAGAACGCCTGCCGGGTCCAAGCGGAGGCCTCGGCACACAGTCTGGGTGCAGCTGGAGCGTCAGCCGCTCGTGAGCTGCATCTGGCCCCTCGCCTGCCTCTCAGGCCCCCCAGATTTTCCCAGGGGAAGGAGTGCGTGACCCAGGTGCCAGCAAggcccagaggaagggagggtgggggcgGCAGATCCCGACCCCCAGGCTGAAGCCCCCCGCCGCGCCTGCCCCTCTGTTCCCGCGGTGGTTCAGACGAGGAAGCCGATTATGCAACAGAGGACACGAGGCCAACACGCTCGCCATAAACACCCTGGGCGGAACCTCCCCGAGCTGTGGCTCCCTCTGAGCGAGATCACACCTCTTGTCAGGGCTCCCCGCCCACACCCAGGGCGCTAACTGGAACTCGTGACTCATCGGGAAGGAGAAGGCTCGCCCACCTCCCCAGCACTCGGACCCCAGATGCCACCGGAGAAGCGCTCACCCCCACGGCACACACACCTGGGGCCCAGGGGCAGCCGGGGCCAGACCAGAGGGCGGGGCCGTCTGAGAGCTGCCTGGTGGGGGAGTTCATGGCCATATGGTGGCACCGGCAGGCCGCATTCCTTTGGCATTAAAGGCTTAGGGGCCCAACCCGGGAGGAGGGACACGGGGTCCCCCTCAGGATGCAGGGAGCATCCGAGCCCCCACCTCAAGTTTGACAGTCGCTGTGTTGCCCCAGGCCAGCGTCCCAGCCACTGGGCACCATCCCAGTGGGCCCCAGATATAGAGAggccccagggccaggcaggctCATGTCCAGGGGTGACAGGGGCACCCCAGCAGCCCAAcgtccagccacagccacgcatcCAGTGTGGTGCCCTGTATGGTGACCAAAGGACCTGCCCCATCACACGGGGCGGCCTTCCAAACCCGCTCACCGCTCTGGCCTGGAATTGTGgacctggcgggggtgggggggggacccaCCCTGCGCCCAGGCTCTGAGCCCCCCCAGGTTGCCGGCACACCATGGATTTTTCACCAGAAGCTCCCGTCTGTGCAGACAGGGGCACTCAGGTGGCAGCGTGAAGGGGCCTCCGAGAATCTGGTGGGAGCCGCACAGAAGGTGGAACAGAGCTCCAGCCAGAGAGCATGTGACCAGCCGCCTCGGCCACCAACATTTTAATCAGCAAAAGGAATGCCAGCACGTTCCTAAACCTGCCCCGCCGGCCAGCCACCACCATGGTGGGAAACACCGAATTTGGTGACCAGGATTTTccagattttgttttcattgtgagTTTAtctccaggcccccagccccggTTTCCTCCACTCCCCCACCCGGTAAGCCTGGCGACCACTCGCTGGTGATCAGGGCAAAGGCAGCTGTGGTTAAAGGTTGATTCGGGTCCTGGAGTTTCACAGCAGCTTTcaggcactggggtggggggcgtgggggggtCCTGCCTGGATGGTGTCTGGGGGGAAGAGTCCCACCTGGACAGTCACACACTGAAGCTCTATAATGGATGCATCCAGTTTGAAAGAGATTTAAGGTTTTGAAAATTGCTCTGAACCAAGAGTGCGGAACAATAAAATGTACATTCACGCTCAGGAGGCAAATCTACATTTCAAATCCTAGTAGGTCTGGCTTTTCCCAAAGGAAGATCTTATTCACCAAAATGTGGGGGTTATACTATTCTTGGGCTGGTCCAGACCCTCAAACCTGGTGTTTCCACCTCAGCACTGCTGACACATTGGGGGGGTCATTCTGTGTGTTGGGGTGTCCTGTGCTGACCCATGGGGCCAGGGGTCATTCTGTGTGTTGGGGTGTCCTGTGCTGACCCATGGGGGGTCATTCTGCATGTTGGGGTGTCCTGTGCTGACACTGGATGGGTCTGTTGGGGTGTCCAGTGCTGACCCATGGGGACAGGGGTCATTCTGTGTGTTGGGGTGTCCTGTGCTGACCCATGGGGCCAGGGGTCATTCTGTGTCTTGGGGTGTCCTGTGCTGACCCATGGGGGGGGTCATTCTGCATGTTGGGGTGTCCTGTGCTGACACTGGATGGGTCTGTTGGGGTGTCCAGTGCTGACCCATGGGGACAGGGGTCATTCTGTGTGTTAGGGGGTCCTGTGCGCTGTGGGGTGTGCGCAGCACCCCTGCCTGGCCCCCCCACCAGGTGCCACTGCGCCTCTCGCTGACATCACCCCACCGGTCACTGGGAAGCAGCCATCCTGGAACCTGCCCCCAGGATTATCCAAGCTCACACCCTCCCCTGGGAGGCACTGTGCCACCAGCTAGTCTGGGGATTGGAGCAGATGGCGCCCCCAAGCGCCGCCAGACCCACCACACAGCCTCAACCCCCATGTGCCTCGGAGCAAGGCTAACGCTTGGTGTGGCTGTCCCCAACTAAAGGACAGGGACCCCGAGTTTGCCCTCTGTGGGAGCTCTCAGGGCCACATGCACCCCTCTGCCCACGGAACTTTCCAGAGACCAACCCTGCCGCCCACACAGGGCCCGGCAAAGCGGTCTGCTGGCctcaaggaaaaggaaggaaaagctaCAGCCCACTCGCCAGCCCTCGGCCGCCCAGAGACGCCCTCCAGGACTTCACCTGAGGCTCCCAGGTCATCACAGCCACTTGGCGGCCCCGCCTGGCCCACGCTGGAGCCCTCGGCCCACAGAGGGGTCCTTTCCCAAAGCCACATGTGCAAGGCCTTGGGGGCCGGGGACGGGCCCACAGGTCAGACGTCCCAGCTCTGCAGGCTCTGGAATGTGAACCAACCTCAGCTCCCACCCGAAACTCAACGTTCAGGGCTGCAGCCAACTCTGAAAGCACCCGGCTGAAGGGGGGCCACAGTGCGATGCGGCAGCTGCACCACCTCAAGTCATGACCAGTGCAGGGAGGAACCGCATGTCGGCGCCAGGGCTGGTCGTCTCCCGAGTGCAAGCTGCCCACGGCACCCAGGGGACCCCCATGGGCAACAGCTGCTCCCCAGGAGGGCCCCGCAGCCTTCCTGAGGCAGACCCGCCAGGTCTGGGGCCCAGGCTGTCCTGAGGAGGGCGGGACACCCCGAGCCGTCTGGCTGACGCGCCACACTCACCCGACAGGCCATGCAGGTCCGGCCCCGCGCGCCGGCTGGTCAGCTCGTACTGGAAGCCCGTGGTCCTCCTGCCGATGTCCTGCTGGGGCGTCGCCTCCACGAACAGCCCGCCCTGCTCCAAGCCAAAGCAGGGTGCCCGGCTGGGCCCGGGGTCCCCGTCCCGCAGCAGCAGTCTCAGCTCTCCAGTCTTTTCCAGATAAATACTGGCCCCCGAGGAGTTCCTGAGGGGCTTGATGCACAGGGTCAGGGGCCGGGAGGGCGAGAGCGTGTTGGGCCGCAGGTTCACGATGAGTGCGCCCGTCGGGTAGGCCCACTCGACGGTGCCCGCAGAGCAGCGCAGGTACACCTGTTCCACCTCCTTCCTGTGGGCCTCGTGCGTCAGCCCGCTGCGgggggaaagggggtgggtgCATCAGGtgagaggccccccccccccggcacgGATCCTCTGCCCGCCCACCCGCGGGTGCCCGAGCAGCCCCCCCGCCCACAGCAGGCCCACACCATCTCCACTCTGCAGCTCCGGGCGTCTCCAGGAAGGGCTGGCCACATGGCCTCCCCGACCCGGGTTCCCTCCACAACGCCGACTCTGAGTGCCCAGGTGAGCACGGGCACTTCCGGCTCCTCAGGAGCTCTGCTGGCCTCTGAGCCCTGTCCCCTGAGTGTCCCCAGCAGGGGAGGTGACGGGCACCGTGGAGGTGAGAGGCAGGGAAGGGATGGATCTCCCAAAAAGTAAGCAGAGCAACACCAGTGAGACTCTGGCAGCGACCCAAGCTCCAGCTGACCCGGTGAGGGCTGGGCAGTGACGGCAGACCCCCATCCAGCGCGAGGACCCAGGAGCAGGTTCCAGCTCCAGGTGGCCGGAAGGCACTGCACACGCGGCAGAGGATGCACTCCAGGGAGCAGCTCCGAAGCCCTCTGGGAACAGGAGCGCCCTGAGGGGCTGGTAGCTGCTGCGGAGTTTTGTCTGCAGGGTCCCTGTTAAGCGCCGCGCTCACAGTTTCCTTAACGTGATGGTCCCACTGCTTCCACCTTTTGCAAACCTGAAGACGTGCACCGCCCATCACACTTTcgaaaacaaactcaaagatcaACAAAGCAAGACACCAAAAGAAAGGTCCTCCAGGGGAGACACGGGAAGGGACCGTGGAaaggccagggcagggcccaagaggctgcaggtgctgctgggGAGCCTGGTGGGTTTCACGCCTAATAAAGGCCAAACAGGAAAGACGGGTGCCCTGTGCTCTCAGGAGCCAGGTCTCAAGGAAAGTCACAACGTACGTTTTCTTCAAGAAATCGAAACCGTCAGAAACGCTGTTTCCCCCACTCGCAATTGTAACGTAAATGTCAGCCTGGCTAACAGTGACGTCATGACCACCGAGCAGCCCTGGAACAGACCGGTGACTTCCACAAAGTGTTTCATTACATAAAACTTGGTTCCGATCAGATCTCAGACAGGTTCACCCACATTCCTGGGATTTTTGCGTGCACTAAACAATGCAATACTCACAGCCCCGGCCTGAGCGAGTTACCAGAAACTGCAGAGGAGAGAACACATAACATATGGTTTGCATTTACTGCTGGTGACTCATGCTCCGGCCTGAAAACCCTCACTTTTCATAGGGCGGCCAGCTGCAGGCTGGGGCTGACAGCCGCCCCGCACACCACACCGCAACAGGAGGAGGTGTCCAGGAGGGgagctccctccccgcccccccaccccagcccgggGTCACGAGCAGCCCAGCCTCAGACCCTACCAGGCCGCACACAGAGGCCAGACTTACAAATTACAGTCCAATAAAACTCACACAAGCCCATCTGACACATAGGAGGGGACGGGTGTAATTACAGGGCTGAGTGGAAAAATTAGACTAAATGCTGCGGTTGCCACAGATTATTATAATCAGCGCTGCTCTTATGCAGCCAAACAAACTTTATCATAGGGTCCCTGCTCTCCTGTCTCCAGCCTCAAGGGGCAGCTGGACACTTGCCCCGTGCAGAGGCGCCCAGCCTCAGCTCTCTCCCACAAAGACCATTCTGCCCAAGGGAGGAGGGGCCCTGAGGGCCGAGGGGGTACCTCTCACTAAGCTACCTTCACCCCGACAGTGGAGGGGAAGCAGGAGGACCACCCTGCACCCCCGTCttggcaggggcagagggagccCTTGTGGGGACCGAGGGCCAACCCGCACTGCCCAGGGGGCGGCCAGCTCGAGGCTGGGGGCTGCCACGTACCCAGCTGGACACATGAGCAGGAGCAGCCCCTCACTCTGAAGTCACTCCCTGAAAGAGGCCTGGGAACCAGACGGCACTGGCCTCACGAGAAAGCAAGGCCCCCATCGCTTCACCCTCTGGCAGTCCTGCCCGGGCTCTATCCTGCCTCCTTCTCGTTCCGCTAAAACACCAGGACCAGCAGGACCCCCACCAGGCACCCAGCACGGGCGTGTCCACACTGACATGAGagcaagaccccccccccccgccccaggagacACCTGGGGCCAGGTGAAGTGGGGACTCGTGGGCCATCTGGGACCTATGAGAAAACCTGGCCACTGTGCAAGCCTGCAAAGACGAGTTGCACGAAAGTGCTGAGAGGCGAACACACACCACACCAGTAAGAcaatattttaccattttcacGTGACACGCAGGTGACATCCCaagcaaaaatgaaatatctgctttctttcttttttttctttttgtctttttgcctcttctaggcccgcacccctggcatatggaggttgccaggctagggatcgaatcagagctgtagccgccagcctacgccagagccacatccatgcgggatccaagccgcatttgcaacctatgccacagttcagggcaacactggatccttaaccctctgagcgaggccagggatcgaacccgcaacctcatggttcctagtcgggttcgttaaccactgagccgtgacaggaactccgaaatatCTGCTTTCTGACGTTGCGATGAAGCTAAAGGATGAAGGGAAAACGGGTTCCACTCAACCTTAGGAAACAGAAGGCCTATTTGATCTTGGATCACGTAAACTGAATTAGtgcgtttttttaaaaaagaatctgcaaGTGTCACTCCCAGGTGGACACACTTTCCCCTTTGCTGAAAGGACAGCAGTTCCAAGTTGTCACGGGGACTTTCTGACCAGGTCAGTGTGGCGGCGGCAGGGCCCACACAACTCATGCCTGCCGCCTGGCTCAACCCCTGAGTCACCAGAAGGAAATGATGGTCTCTGCTTGACTAAAGTAGAAAGAGCTTCCGATCAAGGGTGAAACCAAAAGGCTCAGCTGCCTGGAGTTGCCTTTCATTTCCCCAGCTAGCAGGAGAGAGCCCAGGTGTGACACCCCAGCGAGGCCCGTTCATGGTCCGCCTTTATGACCCCAGCCTAGTAAAGACGGGTCACCTCCCGCCCCTGCACAGGGAGAGGGCTCTCAGAACCTCCCACTTAATTGCTTGGAAACACCCCGAAACGCATTCAGCCTGTCAAATGTGAGTGGCCCTTCGTATCAGGGGATCAGAATCCACCCGGCACCCGGGATTCACACCCCCCTGTGCTATCTTTAGAACAGCTCATAAAAAGCCATAAATGCTATAGAGTCAGCACGCACACCAGAGGAGGACTCTGTCAGCTGAGTTGTGAGACGGACTGCTAGCCGAGGGCAGCCATCGCAACGCCGGGGGTCGGGGGGGTTCCGCTCCACGACTGTGACCTAATCTCTGCTCCGGACCCGGCCTGAAGCTCCTAAAGCCACTGAGCCAGCCTCAGCCGGGGTGTGCCTTTGGGTTGAAAGGAGGACACTGGAGGGTGTCCAAGACCAGGGGTCCACTAGCAAGATGGCGGGAGAGGGGCTGCAGGTAAGCGGATGCACAGGAAGGTGAAGGGCCCATGCAAACACCGGTGTCCAGGAGCAGGGTGGCCCCCCCACCCGTCCTCACTCACAGCCCCCTCCTCCAGACACACAGTCCCCCACAAGAGCCTGAAAAGTATGTCGGTGCCTCCTCTGGGAACTCAGGCCCACAGGGTGCAAGCGGGTTTCTGGTTTTGATGTGCCGAGCAGGACACCCCCAGGGCCGCTGTTTGGGGGTGCACTGATTCATCCAGCAGAGGCTGCGCAGCAGGGAGTTTAATTACCAGCAAGGGGGAAAGGGCAGCCCCAGAAGCGTGTGTCAGAGTCAGAGGCTCCCAGCCAGCTCTGTGCTGGCGCCAGCTTTCTCCAGGCCAGCCCTCCCCCAGAGCCGAGCTGCCGCCTGGGGCCGCGGTCTCAGCTCCACCATCCCTGCTGCGGTGTGAGCTGGGAGAACTTCTGCGGCAGGGAGGGTGGCAGGACCCGCCCAAGCTGGGGAGCCCCGGGGCCTTCACTCCAGGAGGAGTGGGAAGCAGAAAGGGAGCGGGGGCATCGCCGGCTTCCACAGAGACCGGGGTCTGCGGTGATGACGCAGGACCCAGCACGCTGGCACAACCACGACCTTCTCGGAAAACCATCCTCACTCAAAATAACCCGGTGACACCCTGAGCACGAGGTGTCTGCCAGCGGACCGCAGGGACTTGGGGGAGGGGAACGACCCTGCTCCGTGAAGCCCGCCGGGACCCAGACCCAAGGGCTGCTGCGGCCCACGGCGTTTTCGGGGCATCTCCCTCGCAGACTCCTGAAGCCGCAAGGGCCGAAGCACAAAGCTGTCTCGACAGCGAGGTGCCTGGCGCGGGGCCGGCGCCCTGGCGGATGACGGTTCTAGTCCTGAGTGGCTGCGCCCTTACCCCCCGCCCACGCTTGTGACTTGACTGTCACagtgcagttttttttaaaagtcctcgGCTGCCTGCCTTGGCGGGGGGCGTGAAGGGGGGTCGCCGAGCCCAGCGCGCGCTGCCAAGGGCGGCCTGACCTtcacggggcggggcgggggggctcgGCCAGGCCCCGAACTCGCCCCGCGCACAGGTGTCCGCCCGCAGGTCTCCGCTCCGACGTGGTCAGCGCCAGGGCCCCGCTGCCTCCTGCGGACCCGGCGGTCCCTTCCCGCTCGGCCCTCAGCGCAGGCCCGGCTTTTCTCGGCCCGGAGCGCGCAACTCCTCGCCGCGGACACAGGCCGGAAGGGGCCAGAGGGCCGACTCGCGCCGCCTCCAGTGAGGGGTCGGGGTCCCGGCTGAAGCTTTCGGGGAACCAAGTGGGGACCGGCGCGGTCCCGCGCGAGGCGAGCGAACTGCCGGGCCGGGCTGACCCCGCCGCGCTGCAGGCGCGCCTCCCCCTGGGCGTCCTCCGGACCAGGGGACCGGGACGCCGCGGGCTCTTTTGTTCTAGaaccgggggcgggggaggacgGGGGCAGCACTCAGCCTGGAGAGAAGTGGACCGGAGGGCCGGAGTCGCGCTGGAGAGAAGTGGACCGGAGGGCCGGAGTCGCGCCGCACCGACTCACCTTCCCTTCCAGCTGCACAGGTCGCTCGAGTACTGCGCGCCCGCGCCGCCCAGCAGCACGGCTAGGAGCAGCAGcaacggcggcggcggcgggcccggggcggggggcctCGGCCACAGCTGCCCCGAGCGCCCCCCGGCCGCCCAAGCCGCGCCCCGCATGCTCTGGCTACGGCTCTGCCGCCGGCCCCGCGTCCGCGCCTCCCCTAGCAGACCCTCGACCCGGCGCGGCCGGGCTCCGAGTCCAGGCGGTCACGTCGCGCGCCCCGGGCGCCCCGAGAGCGGCCGCCCGCCCATCCCCTCCGGAGCCGGGGCCGCCCGAGCCGCTAGAGCCGCTGCAGCCCCGCGGACCtccgcgcccgccgccgccgcctgtgCCTCTGAAGTCCGCGACTCCGCGTCGCAGCCGCGGCTCAGCTGGGGGGCGGTGCCCGcccggccgccccgcccccgcccgggtCCGCCCCCGCGCGCCGGAACTCCGCCCCGTGCGCCCGCGCTCGCGCCCGGAGCCCCCGGGCTGGATGCTGCAGGCGCGGAGCCGGCGGCTCGGCGCGGGCAGCGAGCCCCGAGGGCGTGCGGCAGGCTAGGACGCCGCGCAGAGGAGAGGGCTGCGCGAGGGACGGGGAGAAGGGTCCGGGAGAGAAGAGCCAGGTTGGACGGTGGAGTCCCGGGCGGGAGGGGGTCCGGCAGCAGCGCGTCCCTGGCCTGTGCAGTCCGGGCAGCGCAGAAACCTGAGACCCAAGCCTGCCTGCCGGGCCGCCCCGCAGGGGCAGTGCTGTGGCCCCGTCATGCAGACTGAACCTGGAACGGCCTCTGGGCTGCAGCGGAGCCTCTGTGACCGGCCGTCAGAGTTGTTCCTGGCATCTACCCTCCGTAGGATTTGAGGGCGCTTTGCGGAAGTTCAGATTCTGTCCGGTTCTGCGGCCcacgggggaggggaggcccagcTGTGGCCGGCGCTGTGGCTGACGCACGGCACTCTGGACACCTGTTGCACAGGAAGGCCCTAGGTTTGCCAGGGCTCCTGTGCATCGCTGCCTCGCCGGCTGCTGGTCCCCACCATCCCACTCAGGAGCCGGTCTCACACCTGCTTTACCAGCCTCAGGCTTGATTCTTCCTCGGGGCAGGGACCCCCTTGCCCGTTGTAGGATGTTACCAGCACTCTGGCAGTAGCCGTCTCCCCAGCGTCCAGGCTTGGCTCCTGGAGCTGTCTGCAGATACTGCCAAATGCCCCCTGAGGCCCTGGTTTTAGGAGACTGGCACGCTGAGTACAGGGGGATGAGCGTGGCTGCCTTCACCAGGTGCTCATGCCAGGTGCCTGACCTCCAGTGGGCGATATCAGGGAGATAAGCAGCTCAGCGGACGCTGGCCCCTCGAGGGATTGTGAGGGTCCAGCAGTCGGAGGGAGGGAGCCACGGTGCTCCAGGCAGCCACCCCTGTGGCCACAAAAG
The Phacochoerus africanus isolate WHEZ1 chromosome 14, ROS_Pafr_v1, whole genome shotgun sequence DNA segment above includes these coding regions:
- the METRNL gene encoding meteorin-like protein isoform X2; protein product: MGVCRHCPALTGGLTHEAHRKEVEQVYLRCSAGTVEWAYPTGALIVNLRPNTLSPSRPLTLCIKPLRNSSGASIYLEKTGELRLLLRDGDPGPSRAPCFGLEQGGLFVEATPQQDIGRRTTGFQYELTSRRAGPDLHGLSAPCRPCSHTEVLLAVCTSDFVVRGSIQDVTHEPERQESVIHLHVSRLYRQKSRVFRPAPGGGGWRGRVSTLLECGVRPGRGEFLFTGHMHFGEAWLGCAPRFKDFQRVYRDAEERGLNPCEVGTE
- the METRNL gene encoding meteorin-like protein isoform X1; this encodes MRGAAWAAGGRSGQLWPRPPAPGPPPPPLLLLLAVLLGGAGAQYSSDLCSWKGSGLTHEAHRKEVEQVYLRCSAGTVEWAYPTGALIVNLRPNTLSPSRPLTLCIKPLRNSSGASIYLEKTGELRLLLRDGDPGPSRAPCFGLEQGGLFVEATPQQDIGRRTTGFQYELTSRRAGPDLHGLSAPCRPCSHTEVLLAVCTSDFVVRGSIQDVTHEPERQESVIHLHVSRLYRQKSRVFRPAPGGGGWRGRVSTLLECGVRPGRGEFLFTGHMHFGEAWLGCAPRFKDFQRVYRDAEERGLNPCEVGTE